From Acidobacteriota bacterium, one genomic window encodes:
- the pheA gene encoding prephenate dehydratase, with protein sequence MEDKNKDSTLTVAFQGERGAFSEDAARKLLGADIKILPCRAFEEMFDAVSSGAADAAAAPIENSLAGSVHKNYDLLMEHDLTITGETNLRIVHHLIAPRGVALSDVRRVHSHPVALAQCEKFLRANPQIEVAPAYDTAGSVKMIVESGSKVEAAIAGATAAEVYGAEIIAEGIEDNAKNFTRFLLLARPDRADSIKTTSNQEQRKTSIVFRVANKPGGLFRSLAAFALRDIDLTKIESRPIEGRPWEYSFYLDLIGDPHEPHVERALANLAELAESVRVLGSYWRSEG encoded by the coding sequence ATGGAAGATAAGAACAAAGACAGCACATTGACGGTAGCCTTCCAGGGCGAGCGTGGAGCCTTCAGCGAGGACGCCGCGCGCAAGCTTCTCGGCGCCGACATTAAAATCCTGCCTTGTCGAGCGTTCGAGGAAATGTTCGACGCCGTGTCATCAGGCGCGGCCGATGCAGCCGCTGCTCCGATCGAGAATAGCCTTGCCGGTTCGGTGCATAAGAACTACGACCTGTTGATGGAGCACGACCTCACCATCACCGGGGAGACGAACCTGAGAATCGTTCACCACTTGATCGCGCCGCGCGGCGTTGCGCTGTCAGATGTTCGCCGAGTTCATTCTCATCCGGTCGCGCTCGCGCAATGCGAGAAGTTCCTGCGCGCCAATCCTCAGATCGAAGTGGCACCCGCTTACGACACTGCGGGCAGCGTCAAGATGATTGTCGAGAGCGGCTCGAAGGTGGAGGCGGCGATTGCCGGAGCTACCGCGGCCGAGGTCTACGGCGCCGAGATCATCGCCGAAGGCATCGAAGACAACGCGAAGAATTTCACGCGGTTTCTTCTGTTGGCGCGCCCCGATCGAGCGGATTCGATCAAGACGACGTCAAATCAAGAGCAGCGAAAGACATCGATCGTCTTTCGGGTAGCGAACAAGCCGGGCGGATTGTTTCGCTCACTGGCCGCGTTCGCGCTGCGCGACATCGACCTGACTAAGATCGAATCGCGACCCATCGAAGGCCGCCCGTGGGAGTACTCGTTTTATCTTGACCTGATCGGCGATCCACACGAGCCTCACGTCGAGCGAGCGCTTGCGAATCTGGCAGAGCTTGCCGAGAGCGTGCGCGTGCTGGGGAGTTACTGGAGAAGTGAAGGGTGA
- the aroF gene encoding 3-deoxy-7-phosphoheptulonate synthase, whose protein sequence is MIIAMKSNATEDQIEEVCESIRRYGYKPHVIRGEERVVIGAVGHGDNKDHLQNLRSVPGVEDVVPILQPYKIVGRELKPQRTIVRVGDLEIGGKEFVVMAGPCSVETREQLMETAEAVKQAGAQVLRGGAYKPRTSPYDFQGLEVEGLKLLAEARALTGLKIVTEVVTTEDTEVVAEYADILQVGARNMQNFALLKRLGSVKRPVLLKRGMSSTIKELLLSAEYIASHGNDQIILCERGIRTFETATRNTLDLAAVPLLNELSHLPVVVDPSHATGRRSLVRPAAKGAVAVGADGLLIEVHPRPQEAWSDGPQSLTPPMFAEIMTELREYVRLESRYLN, encoded by the coding sequence ATGATCATCGCGATGAAATCAAATGCAACCGAAGACCAGATCGAAGAGGTCTGTGAGAGCATCCGCCGATACGGCTACAAGCCTCACGTCATACGAGGCGAAGAGCGAGTCGTCATCGGCGCGGTCGGTCACGGCGACAACAAAGACCACCTGCAAAATCTGCGCTCGGTGCCGGGCGTCGAAGACGTCGTTCCGATACTTCAGCCTTACAAAATCGTAGGCCGCGAGCTGAAGCCGCAGCGAACGATTGTCCGCGTCGGCGATCTGGAGATCGGCGGCAAAGAGTTTGTCGTGATGGCTGGGCCTTGCTCGGTCGAGACGCGCGAGCAGTTGATGGAAACTGCCGAAGCCGTCAAGCAGGCAGGCGCCCAGGTGCTGCGAGGCGGCGCCTACAAACCACGGACTTCGCCTTATGACTTTCAAGGTCTTGAAGTCGAAGGGCTCAAGCTGCTGGCCGAAGCGCGCGCTCTTACCGGGCTCAAGATCGTGACCGAAGTCGTCACCACCGAAGACACCGAGGTCGTCGCCGAGTATGCCGATATCCTTCAGGTCGGCGCGCGGAACATGCAGAACTTCGCTCTACTGAAGAGACTGGGCAGCGTCAAACGCCCGGTGCTCTTGAAGCGAGGGATGAGCTCGACAATCAAGGAGCTTCTCTTGTCGGCCGAATACATCGCGTCACACGGCAACGATCAGATAATCCTGTGTGAGCGAGGCATTCGAACCTTCGAGACCGCTACGCGCAACACGTTGGATCTGGCAGCGGTTCCGCTGTTGAACGAACTGAGTCATCTGCCCGTTGTAGTCGACCCCTCCCACGCAACCGGCCGCAGGAGCCTGGTTCGCCCGGCGGCAAAAGGCGCAGTGGCTGTGGGCGCCGATGGTTTGCTCATCGAAGTTCACCCTCGTCCGCAAGAGGCCTGGTCGGACGGCCCACAGTCGCTGACGCCTCCAATGTTCGCCGAAATAATGACAGAGCTGCGCGAGTACGTGCGGCTGGAGTCTCGCTACCTGAATTAA
- a CDS encoding MBL fold metallo-hydrolase, whose protein sequence is MALPELRLAENVAGDFFVDSTCIDCDLCRQIAPDTFSSAGDQSIVHHQPESPEQEFAALKALVTCPTASIGTLSGRSAKAAVAAYPELIEDGVYFCGFASESSYGASSYLIARPNGNVLIDSPRFASPLVKRIEKLGGVRLMFLTHRDDVADHEKWAGHFNAERVMHSDDIGRSLSGIERVLAGREAVQLDDDLLAIPTPGHTRGHTVLLYRNRYLFSGDHLWWSESYESLHASSNVCWYSWTEQTRSMERLLGYRFEWVLPGHGRRARLSSSLMHEQLEQCVARMKRRSRAAS, encoded by the coding sequence ATGGCATTACCTGAACTGAGACTCGCCGAAAACGTCGCCGGCGATTTCTTCGTCGACAGCACTTGTATCGACTGCGATCTCTGCCGTCAGATCGCTCCAGACACTTTCTCGAGCGCCGGCGATCAATCAATAGTTCATCACCAGCCAGAATCACCCGAACAAGAATTCGCGGCGCTCAAAGCTCTAGTCACCTGTCCGACCGCTTCAATTGGAACGCTCAGCGGCCGCTCGGCGAAAGCGGCTGTAGCAGCTTATCCTGAGTTGATAGAAGATGGCGTCTACTTCTGCGGCTTCGCGTCCGAGTCGTCATACGGAGCGTCTAGCTACCTCATCGCCCGCCCCAACGGGAACGTGCTGATCGACTCGCCTCGTTTCGCGAGTCCGCTGGTCAAACGCATCGAGAAGCTGGGCGGCGTGAGGCTCATGTTCCTAACTCATCGCGACGACGTCGCCGACCACGAAAAGTGGGCCGGTCATTTCAACGCCGAGCGTGTTATGCATAGCGACGATATCGGCCGCTCTCTGTCCGGCATCGAGCGCGTGCTCGCCGGCCGCGAAGCCGTTCAGCTCGACGACGACTTGTTGGCTATCCCGACTCCCGGGCACACACGCGGGCACACGGTATTGCTCTACCGCAACCGATATTTGTTCTCGGGTGATCATCTCTGGTGGTCCGAGTCTTACGAATCACTTCACGCGTCGTCGAACGTGTGCTGGTATTCGTGGACGGAGCAGACTCGCTCAATGGAGCGCCTGCTCGGTTACCGATTCGAGTGGGTACTGCCTGGACACGGACGCCGGGCTCGTTTAAGCTCGTCGCTTATGCATGAGCAGCTCGAGCAATGCGTGGCGCGAATGAAGCGCCGCTCGCGAGCAGCAAGTTGA
- a CDS encoding cytochrome c peroxidase has translation MRGANEAPLASSKLIAGFEPNNLMKGAKPLSFTHSRIAGSKLAAIGVAAFLALVAFGQSQPRKESSQIRLALRLFNDSRFSTPQGDLQNSCASCHLMDEDPQGMRAHTDFFARSWVPWRAGDPRRDGLRNAPTIFDSALMPRLHFDGEFSSLEELVKGTLAGRAMGWLPGEEEQAFDRVYRIILDDNREGSGNETNYRAQFNAAYGVDPTTLSKSEVVNGVVKALADYIRTLKTGRTAPYDRFVQANGLDSGPADGEDPKLLANRILDKVATLEKSRTLKLPGGFDAAALSGLKVFFRTSGSGSIGNCAACHTPPLFTDFSFHNMGISQSEYDQVNGAGSFAELEIPAAAQARRPSPQFRETPSKRKPRYADLGFWNFVDLKTSPLRGGDESDDQFLQRMTAAFKTPTLRNLAFTQPYMHTGGFTTLESALTEIIRLSELARAGKVREGDKQLSRINITEADIAPLVAFLGTLNEELKPR, from the coding sequence ATGCGTGGCGCGAATGAAGCGCCGCTCGCGAGCAGCAAGTTGATTGCCGGCTTCGAACCAAACAATTTGATGAAAGGCGCTAAACCATTGAGCTTTACTCATTCTCGGATCGCGGGGTCCAAACTCGCGGCAATCGGCGTGGCCGCCTTCTTAGCCCTGGTCGCGTTCGGGCAAAGCCAACCGCGCAAGGAATCCTCTCAAATCCGTCTCGCGTTGAGGCTGTTCAACGACTCCCGCTTTTCGACGCCGCAGGGCGATCTTCAGAATAGCTGCGCTTCGTGCCATCTAATGGACGAAGACCCGCAGGGCATGAGGGCCCACACCGATTTCTTCGCCCGGAGCTGGGTGCCGTGGCGCGCAGGCGATCCGCGCCGCGACGGGTTGCGCAACGCGCCGACAATCTTTGATTCGGCGTTGATGCCGCGTCTTCACTTCGACGGGGAGTTCAGCTCGCTGGAGGAACTGGTCAAGGGAACGCTCGCCGGACGCGCGATGGGATGGTTGCCGGGCGAAGAGGAGCAGGCATTCGATCGGGTCTACAGAATCATTTTGGATGACAATCGCGAAGGCAGCGGCAATGAAACGAATTATCGTGCGCAGTTCAATGCCGCATACGGGGTCGATCCCACAACGCTCAGCAAGAGCGAAGTTGTCAACGGTGTCGTGAAAGCCCTCGCGGATTATATTCGAACGCTCAAGACCGGGCGCACGGCGCCATACGATCGTTTCGTTCAGGCGAACGGATTGGACTCCGGACCCGCGGATGGCGAAGACCCAAAGCTGCTTGCGAACCGGATTCTGGACAAGGTCGCGACGCTCGAAAAGTCACGAACGCTGAAGCTGCCCGGCGGGTTTGACGCCGCTGCGCTGAGCGGGTTGAAGGTATTTTTCCGCACCAGTGGGAGCGGGTCTATCGGCAACTGCGCCGCGTGTCACACGCCGCCGCTGTTCACGGACTTTTCGTTTCACAACATGGGCATCAGTCAAAGCGAATACGATCAGGTGAACGGCGCTGGCAGCTTCGCCGAACTGGAAATCCCCGCCGCCGCCCAGGCCCGGCGCCCTTCCCCGCAGTTCCGCGAGACTCCTTCGAAGCGGAAACCCCGATACGCGGATCTCGGCTTCTGGAACTTCGTGGATCTCAAGACCTCGCCGCTTCGCGGCGGTGATGAGAGTGACGATCAGTTCCTGCAGCGAATGACCGCGGCGTTCAAGACTCCGACCCTGCGTAATCTGGCGTTCACCCAGCCGTATATGCACACCGGCGGCTTCACTACGCTCGAAAGCGCACTGACCGAGATCATTCGCTTGAGTGAGTTGGCGCGCGCGGGGAAAGTGCGAGAAGGCGATAAGCAACTTTCCAGAATCAATATCACCGAAGCGGACATAGCTCCGCTAGTCGCGTTCCTTGGAACGCTGAACGAAGAATTAAAGCCGCGTTAG
- a CDS encoding lysophospholipid acyltransferase family protein translates to MIPRLRGIFLLTFWFASIAIVAPLLIVLVLITRNENFIYSPVRMFIRAGLAMAGVRIEVSGLERLDPNQTYIFTPNHQSLIEVPLCVTYLKRNIAYLGKKEVFKYPIFGQGIRLIGVVSVDRSNTTAAVESARQATENLRRGKSYVVYPEGTRSPDGRLLPFKKGAFMMAIDAGVPIVPISISGATAIMPKAQIKVFPSTVRITVHEPISTGGYTKENIGELMQLTREKVLSGLSEEQAPPGERKAATTQISNKQSA, encoded by the coding sequence ATGATCCCTCGATTGCGCGGAATCTTCCTTCTGACATTCTGGTTCGCATCAATCGCGATCGTGGCGCCGTTGTTGATCGTACTCGTACTGATCACCAGGAATGAAAACTTCATCTATTCACCGGTTCGCATGTTCATTCGCGCCGGGCTGGCGATGGCCGGCGTGCGAATTGAAGTAAGCGGGCTCGAACGGCTGGACCCGAATCAGACTTACATCTTTACTCCAAACCATCAGAGCCTCATCGAAGTCCCTTTGTGCGTGACTTACCTCAAACGGAATATTGCCTACCTGGGGAAAAAGGAAGTGTTCAAGTATCCGATCTTTGGTCAAGGCATACGGTTGATCGGCGTGGTGTCGGTCGATCGCAGCAACACAACCGCCGCCGTCGAAAGCGCTCGACAAGCAACCGAGAACCTGCGGCGCGGCAAATCGTATGTTGTCTACCCTGAAGGCACGCGCTCGCCTGACGGGCGGTTGCTTCCGTTCAAGAAGGGCGCGTTCATGATGGCGATCGATGCCGGCGTCCCGATTGTCCCAATCTCGATATCGGGCGCAACTGCGATCATGCCAAAAGCCCAGATCAAGGTTTTCCCATCAACCGTGCGAATAACTGTTCACGAACCTATCAGCACCGGCGGCTACACGAAAGAAAACATCGGCGAGTTGATGCAATTGACGCGAGAGAAGGTCCTCTCAGGCCTGAGCGAGGAACAGGCGCCGCCGGGCGAACGAAAAGCCGCAACGACCCAAATCAGCAACAAACAGTCCGCGTGA
- a CDS encoding MFS transporter gives MSLPDLSPALSKESNNKPKRSSFTALRHRDFRLLWIGQLISVTGSQMQLVAINWHVYVLTKSPLALGGVGLVRVLPIIFCSLLGGVVADAVDRKRLMLASQSVMLISAALLTVMTASGLASLWSIYLLTAIASAAVAFDNPARQAMLPTLVPLEDFPNAVSLGILVFNSAMIVGPALAGLLLSARGPAVIYGINAASFVAVIIALLLMSASGRAEAEAPVARINFGALREGLRFVWRTPIIVQTMMLDFIATFFASATALLPIFAAEILNVGARGLGFLAAAPGAGSIIAGLAMARRGVMRKQGKAVLISVAIFGAATVAFALSRWFWLSLLMLAITGAADTVSTVLRQTIRQLVTPNYLRGRMTSVNMIFFMGGPQLGEFEAGAVAALIGATLSVLTGGVGCLIAVGAAGIWAKSLLHYEGHSPEGSKR, from the coding sequence ATGTCTTTACCCGATCTTTCTCCTGCACTCAGCAAAGAGTCAAACAACAAACCGAAAAGATCATCGTTCACCGCGTTGCGCCACCGGGATTTTCGCTTATTGTGGATTGGCCAGCTCATATCGGTCACCGGTTCTCAGATGCAGCTTGTGGCGATCAACTGGCACGTCTACGTGCTGACAAAATCTCCGCTGGCGTTAGGCGGCGTCGGGCTTGTGCGTGTGTTGCCCATCATCTTCTGCTCGCTTTTGGGTGGTGTTGTCGCCGACGCGGTCGACCGGAAGCGATTGATGCTGGCATCGCAAAGCGTGATGTTGATTAGCGCGGCATTGCTGACAGTGATGACGGCATCGGGGCTGGCCAGCCTCTGGTCCATTTACTTGCTTACAGCCATTGCTTCGGCCGCGGTGGCATTCGACAATCCCGCCCGTCAGGCTATGCTGCCAACACTGGTGCCTCTGGAGGATTTTCCAAACGCGGTCAGCCTTGGAATCCTGGTCTTCAATTCTGCAATGATCGTTGGGCCGGCGCTCGCCGGGTTGCTTCTGAGCGCGCGCGGACCTGCGGTGATCTATGGTATCAATGCGGCCTCCTTCGTCGCGGTCATCATTGCCCTGCTGCTCATGAGCGCGAGCGGCCGCGCTGAAGCCGAAGCCCCAGTAGCACGGATAAACTTCGGTGCGCTTCGCGAAGGGCTGCGGTTCGTGTGGCGCACCCCAATCATTGTGCAGACAATGATGCTTGATTTCATCGCGACTTTCTTCGCCTCGGCGACGGCTCTGCTGCCGATATTCGCAGCGGAGATTCTGAATGTCGGAGCGCGCGGGCTTGGCTTTCTTGCCGCGGCGCCGGGAGCCGGTTCGATCATAGCCGGGCTCGCCATGGCACGGCGCGGAGTTATGCGGAAGCAAGGCAAGGCGGTGCTCATTTCCGTTGCGATCTTCGGAGCGGCCACAGTTGCGTTCGCTTTGTCGCGCTGGTTTTGGCTCTCGCTGCTGATGCTTGCGATCACCGGCGCTGCCGATACCGTGAGCACGGTGTTGCGACAAACGATCCGCCAGTTAGTCACGCCCAATTACCTGCGCGGACGTATGACGTCGGTCAACATGATTTTTTTCATGGGCGGGCCGCAGCTTGGTGAATTCGAGGCCGGCGCAGTTGCCGCGCTCATCGGCGCCACGCTATCGGTTCTGACAGGCGGCGTTGGGTGCCTGATTGCGGTCGGCGCCGCCGGCATCTGGGCGAAGAGCCTGTTGCACTACGAGGGACATTCGCCAGAGGGAAGTAAACGCTGA
- a CDS encoding DUF3500 domain-containing protein, producing the protein MSVDAETKGLAEPFNGITTNGQIAPGLFAIHSTGVSTEPVQKAAGAFLAALSLEQRSKTMFSTDDSEWRKWMNQSFYVRQGVSFKEMSEAQREAAFGLMRASLSAKGLKQTRDIMRLNHTLGELNNNDFEAYGEWLYNITVMGTPSAKEPWGWQLDGHHAIINYFVLGDQVVMTPFFAGSEPVTAASGKYKGTTILQDEQNNGLAMINAFKEDVRKKALVQASKTGNNNLTEAFKDNVVLDYAGVRASELSKQERKQLLDLIALYVDNMDNGHARVKMDEIRRHLDNTWFAWIGGTEPTSVFYYRIHSPVILIEFDHQLPANLRHLAKDPRAPNREHIHVVMRTPNGNDYGKDLLRQHYQQHKHGG; encoded by the coding sequence ATGTCCGTGGACGCCGAAACAAAAGGCCTGGCCGAGCCGTTCAATGGGATCACCACGAATGGACAGATTGCGCCCGGACTGTTCGCCATCCACTCTACCGGCGTATCAACCGAACCGGTTCAGAAAGCGGCCGGTGCATTCCTTGCCGCACTGAGCCTCGAGCAGCGATCTAAAACGATGTTCTCCACAGATGACTCGGAATGGCGCAAATGGATGAACCAGAGTTTCTACGTGCGGCAGGGCGTCAGCTTCAAGGAGATGAGCGAGGCTCAGCGCGAGGCGGCGTTCGGGCTGATGCGCGCGTCGCTCAGCGCAAAAGGATTGAAGCAAACGCGTGACATTATGCGGCTCAATCATACGCTGGGCGAGTTGAACAACAACGATTTCGAAGCCTACGGGGAATGGCTCTACAACATCACGGTGATGGGCACGCCTTCCGCCAAGGAGCCATGGGGCTGGCAGTTGGACGGCCACCACGCGATCATCAATTACTTCGTGCTGGGCGATCAGGTGGTGATGACACCCTTCTTCGCCGGGTCGGAGCCGGTGACCGCTGCTTCAGGGAAGTACAAGGGCACCACTATTCTTCAAGACGAGCAGAACAACGGCCTTGCGATGATCAACGCGTTCAAAGAAGACGTTCGCAAGAAGGCGCTCGTTCAGGCTTCGAAGACTGGAAACAACAACCTCACTGAAGCATTCAAGGACAATGTTGTTCTGGACTATGCCGGCGTTCGAGCGTCGGAGCTTTCGAAGCAGGAGCGGAAACAGTTGCTCGATCTGATCGCGCTCTACGTGGACAACATGGACAACGGCCACGCCCGGGTCAAGATGGACGAGATCCGCCGGCACCTCGACAACACCTGGTTCGCGTGGATCGGCGGCACCGAGCCCACCAGCGTCTTCTACTATCGCATTCACAGCCCGGTGATCCTGATCGAATTTGACCACCAACTGCCGGCCAATCTTCGACACCTGGCCAAGGACCCGCGAGCGCCGAACCGCGAGCACATTCACG